Proteins encoded by one window of Candidatus Ancaeobacter aquaticus:
- a CDS encoding nitronate monooxygenase family protein produces MLDKLKPLIIGDLKINIPIFQGGMGIRVSTASLASAVAKCGAAGIISGVVLGYGTDLNETDFAQASIKGLQKEIRMAKEATDGPIGINILLAVSNYEDLVKIAVEEKADFLVTGAGLPLKLPELTEGSPIKLIPIVSSGRAAELIIKTWNKRYNRVPDAIVVEGPLAGGHLAFKSEDLKAGTAESLEDLVSDVLKPVKEYENSLGVSIPVIAAGGIFDGKDIARFIRLGASGVQIATRFVTTHECSVSEKFKQLYVDATKDDIVILDSPVGMPGRSIKTKFVEKIMNNEKISYKCPYHCLRACNPKIAPYCMTGALCNAVIGDIDNAVVFAGSEVHRINKIVSVKELIDELVTGANEELSKV; encoded by the coding sequence ATGTTAGATAAATTAAAACCTCTTATCATTGGTGATCTGAAAATTAATATACCTATTTTTCAAGGCGGCATGGGGATCAGGGTATCTACCGCTTCCTTGGCCAGTGCGGTTGCTAAATGCGGCGCAGCAGGCATAATTTCCGGCGTTGTTCTGGGTTACGGTACAGACCTCAATGAAACAGATTTTGCCCAAGCTTCGATAAAAGGCCTTCAAAAAGAAATACGTATGGCCAAAGAAGCAACTGATGGACCAATAGGTATAAATATATTACTTGCAGTAAGCAATTATGAGGATTTAGTAAAAATTGCTGTTGAAGAAAAAGCCGATTTTCTTGTTACCGGAGCTGGTTTACCTTTAAAGCTCCCGGAACTAACTGAAGGCTCACCGATTAAACTGATACCGATCGTTTCTTCCGGAAGAGCCGCAGAACTTATCATCAAGACATGGAATAAGCGCTACAATCGTGTTCCTGACGCTATCGTTGTCGAAGGACCATTAGCAGGCGGGCATTTAGCGTTTAAGTCAGAAGATTTGAAAGCTGGTACAGCTGAGTCACTTGAAGATTTAGTATCAGATGTTCTAAAACCTGTGAAAGAATATGAGAATAGCTTGGGTGTAAGCATCCCCGTTATAGCTGCAGGAGGGATCTTTGACGGTAAGGATATCGCTAGGTTTATTAGGCTAGGTGCATCAGGAGTGCAAATAGCAACACGCTTTGTCACTACTCATGAGTGTTCTGTATCAGAAAAATTTAAACAGCTGTACGTTGACGCTACAAAAGACGACATTGTTATTCTCGATAGTCCCGTAGGTATGCCCGGAAGATCAATAAAGACCAAATTTGTTGAAAAAATAATGAACAATGAAAAGATTTCATACAAATGTCCCTACCATTGTCTTAGAGCTTGCAACCCTAAAATAGCTCCCTATTGTATGACCGGAGCTCTCTGTAACGCCGTAATTGGTGATATTGATAACGCGGTTGTATTTGCCGGAAGCGAAGTACATAGAATAAACAAGATCGTGTCAGTAAAAGAGCTGATAGACGAACTCGTTACTGGTGCGAACGAAGAGCTTAGTAAGGTTTAG
- a CDS encoding NifB/NifX family molybdenum-iron cluster-binding protein: protein MKIGITLDDDKGLESNVSLHFGQCKYFLIVDVENNEIKNATVSANTAVHGGAGCIAVDEILKHDVTHVIAGGMGMGAQNKFAQAGVNIFACSGRAKDAVEALLKDALGGIDACQDHGECS, encoded by the coding sequence ATGAAAATAGGTATTACTTTAGATGATGACAAAGGGTTGGAAAGCAATGTATCACTTCATTTCGGGCAGTGTAAGTATTTTCTTATTGTTGATGTTGAAAACAATGAGATAAAAAATGCCACGGTTAGTGCCAATACCGCTGTGCACGGTGGCGCCGGATGTATTGCAGTAGATGAAATATTAAAACACGATGTCACTCACGTGATAGCAGGCGGTATGGGAATGGGCGCGCAGAATAAATTTGCACAGGCAGGGGTAAATATATTTGCCTGTTCAGGGCGGGCGAAAGATGCGGTTGAGGCACTTCTTAAAGATGCCTTAGGCGGAATAGATGCGTGTCAGGACCACGGTGAGTGCAGCTAA
- a CDS encoding class I SAM-dependent methyltransferase has translation MEKAVIENHERYLERSSYHKSFGYDVEEERKFILGKSYPLQGNILEVGTGKGHFTVALAKEGYKVTSIDISDEEQKYARLNIEYFGLEKQVDFHIENAEHLSYKEGSFDVILSINVLHHLENPFKVIDELIRVILFRGKIILGDFSEEGFEVIAKIHASEGRKHEVSETNLSDMSKYLSEKGFSIEKHRSKYQEILVAERPCK, from the coding sequence ATGGAAAAAGCTGTAATAGAGAACCATGAAAGATATCTTGAAAGAAGTAGCTATCATAAAAGTTTTGGCTACGATGTTGAAGAAGAGAGAAAATTTATTCTTGGAAAATCATATCCCCTTCAAGGCAATATTCTAGAGGTTGGGACGGGTAAAGGACATTTTACCGTTGCACTTGCAAAAGAGGGGTACAAGGTAACTAGTATCGATATTTCTGATGAAGAACAGAAATACGCCCGTTTGAATATAGAATATTTTGGCCTGGAAAAACAGGTCGATTTTCATATAGAGAATGCTGAACATTTAAGTTATAAAGAAGGAAGTTTTGATGTTATTTTATCTATTAATGTGCTCCATCACCTTGAAAATCCATTTAAGGTTATAGATGAATTGATCAGAGTGATTTTATTTAGGGGTAAAATTATCCTTGGTGATTTCAGTGAAGAAGGTTTTGAAGTAATTGCTAAGATTCATGCAAGTGAGGGTAGAAAACACGAAGTATCGGAAACAAATCTATCAGATATGAGCAAGTATTTGTCTGAGAAAGGTTTTTCTATTGAAAAACATAGAAGTAAATATCAGGAAATATTGGTAGCTGAAAGACCATGCAAATAG
- a CDS encoding DnaJ domain-containing protein, translating into MADFKQIDNARKMLGLNEEASIEDIKRAYRQLSLKYHPDKCKEEDKVKCEETIKEINHAREIIIAYCAEYRYSFREKDVKKNALYSDYDEHLKRFYDGWMTDV; encoded by the coding sequence ATGGCGGATTTTAAACAAATTGACAATGCGAGAAAGATGCTAGGCTTAAATGAAGAAGCAAGCATAGAAGACATAAAAAGAGCCTATCGACAGCTTAGCCTTAAATATCATCCAGACAAGTGCAAAGAAGAAGATAAGGTAAAATGTGAAGAAACGATCAAAGAAATTAATCATGCCAGAGAAATAATAATCGCCTATTGTGCGGAATATAGATATTCTTTTAGAGAGAAGGATGTCAAAAAGAATGCTTTGTATAGTGATTATGATGAACATTTAAAAAGGTTCTATGACGGCTGGATGACAGATGTATAA
- a CDS encoding iron-sulfur cluster assembly scaffold protein: MRNHRTKIAVDEKKIEPEFIATVSKEARHFGRMNDPTSAAHIKGPCGDEMEFYLSIYDRRIEDVKFYTKGCVSTTACGEITARLVCGKTIDDALGISPKRVVASLKGLSSDHCHCSILAVSTLYRAIADYLLEN; the protein is encoded by the coding sequence ATGAGAAATCACAGAACAAAAATTGCTGTAGATGAGAAAAAAATAGAACCTGAATTTATAGCGACAGTGTCTAAAGAAGCCAGACATTTCGGAAGAATGAACGATCCTACAAGCGCCGCGCATATAAAAGGTCCCTGTGGAGATGAAATGGAGTTTTATCTCAGTATTTACGATAGACGTATAGAGGATGTTAAGTTTTATACCAAAGGGTGTGTTTCTACCACCGCGTGCGGAGAAATAACCGCTCGGCTTGTGTGTGGAAAAACGATCGATGATGCGCTCGGTATATCTCCAAAACGTGTTGTTGCATCATTGAAAGGATTGTCCAGTGATCATTGTCATTGTTCGATATTAGCGGTGAGTACACTTTATAGGGCAATCGCAGATTATTTACTTGAAAACTAG
- a CDS encoding Mrp/NBP35 family ATP-binding protein: MREQTTKEIEQDKRLLSKMADIKNKLVVISGKGGVGKSTVAVNLAYKLAVNGHSVGILDVDIHGPNIAKMLGVEGKKPEVSDAGIEPVEVLPNLKAMSTSFFIEDQDQPIIWRGPLKMVTIKQLLSDTNWGSLDYLIIDSPPGTGDEPLSVCQLIPAVTGAIVVTTPQDVAVMDARKSVLFAKNLQVNVVGIIENMSGMSCPHCGKEIDWFGSGGGEKSAGDFNVPFLGKIPVDPAMVKHGDAGKPFIHFKSENQTAKIMNEIVGKIELFIKNNG, from the coding sequence GTGAGAGAACAGACAACAAAAGAAATTGAACAGGATAAGCGGCTGTTGAGCAAGATGGCTGATATAAAGAACAAGCTGGTCGTTATTAGCGGAAAAGGCGGTGTGGGAAAATCAACCGTTGCTGTAAACCTGGCATATAAATTAGCTGTTAACGGACATTCGGTCGGTATTCTTGATGTAGATATACATGGCCCGAACATTGCTAAAATGCTCGGAGTCGAAGGGAAAAAACCGGAGGTATCTGACGCGGGTATAGAGCCTGTAGAAGTATTGCCAAATTTAAAGGCCATGAGCACGTCATTTTTTATAGAGGATCAGGATCAGCCGATTATATGGCGCGGTCCTCTTAAGATGGTAACAATAAAACAATTATTAAGCGATACCAACTGGGGTTCGCTTGACTACCTTATTATTGATTCTCCTCCGGGAACAGGTGATGAACCTTTAAGTGTTTGCCAGCTTATTCCTGCTGTTACCGGCGCGATCGTTGTTACGACACCGCAAGATGTGGCGGTAATGGATGCCAGAAAATCTGTCTTATTCGCAAAAAACTTACAGGTTAATGTGGTAGGAATAATAGAGAATATGAGCGGTATGTCATGTCCGCATTGTGGAAAAGAAATAGACTGGTTTGGTTCCGGCGGCGGAGAAAAATCAGCGGGTGATTTCAACGTGCCGTTTTTGGGTAAGATCCCGGTTGATCCTGCAATGGTTAAACACGGGGACGCTGGCAAACCGTTCATTCATTTTAAAAGCGAGAATCAGACCGCAAAGATCATGAATGAAATAGTGGGTAAGATCGAGCTTTTTATCAAGAATAATGGATAA
- a CDS encoding radical SAM protein, translating into MKRDCKYIYGPVSSWRLGVSLGVDPVSEKEKICTFDCLYCQLGRTNNYSDKRKSYVSVTEIIKELDSLSTLHVDYITFSGNAEPTLAENLGSMIKAIKKIRNDKIAVITNASLLDRKDVVDDLLLADYVAVKLDACSQPLFAEVNRPMNTIQYDTVFRAILDFKKIYKGKLALQCMFVRENKEYAKEIARIAREIEPAEVQINTPLRPCAARPLSKSEIDTIETYFHGMNVVSVYKAEKKNVTPISNKDTLKRRGKV; encoded by the coding sequence GTGAAAAGAGATTGCAAATATATTTATGGACCGGTTTCTTCGTGGAGGTTAGGGGTTTCTCTCGGTGTTGATCCTGTTTCTGAAAAGGAAAAGATATGCACATTTGATTGTTTATATTGTCAGCTCGGGAGAACAAATAATTATAGTGATAAAAGAAAATCATATGTTTCTGTAACAGAGATTATCAAAGAATTGGATTCGCTCTCTACGTTACATGTAGACTATATAACTTTCTCTGGAAATGCTGAGCCGACATTAGCTGAGAATTTAGGTTCCATGATAAAGGCGATTAAGAAAATACGAAATGACAAGATCGCGGTGATTACCAACGCTTCATTATTAGACAGAAAAGATGTTGTTGACGATTTATTGTTAGCTGATTATGTCGCGGTAAAACTTGATGCCTGTTCACAGCCGCTATTCGCTGAAGTGAACCGTCCGATGAATACAATACAATATGATACTGTTTTCAGGGCAATCCTGGATTTTAAGAAAATATATAAGGGAAAATTAGCGTTGCAGTGTATGTTTGTTCGGGAGAACAAAGAATACGCAAAAGAGATTGCCCGTATTGCGCGAGAAATCGAACCGGCTGAGGTGCAGATCAATACCCCTTTAAGGCCATGTGCCGCAAGGCCATTATCGAAATCAGAAATTGATACCATAGAAACCTATTTTCACGGGATGAACGTTGTTTCAGTGTACAAAGCGGAAAAGAAGAATGTTACCCCTATCAGCAACAAAGACACTCTGAAAAGAAGAGGCAAAGTATAA
- a CDS encoding cation diffusion facilitator family transporter: MENNRDNIKGLIRGQRTAFFAAFVTLILAVMKVFAGYMFDSSVLIADAFHSGADLLAVFASGFGLWLASKKKSKRFPYGLYKAETLVTLIVGSLIVFAGIEILRDGYQKLFYIAPAQTFPMIPVIVCIVSAVTAYFVAKKEKAVGMSIGSHSLLANAGESFLDILTSIVVLGGIIFAYANIPYVEGSIIILISLLILKLGLENVWMSLLVLMDANLDPELQHDIEEKINKIYGVKGVSEVKIRQSGPFKMVECKIETSPNLPLYRAHELADKAEDFVIKNYKHIESVFIHIEPSKRKTVSAIIPVKEINGLESKVHGHFGRAPYFVIVKLNNTEDVEIEDFYYNEFLGIKKHIGIKVIKAVIRYKLDILFTSQIGEISYYMLKENYVDIYKVEEGLTVAEIIEKYHKKQVEALSMPTHPVEESESETTE; encoded by the coding sequence ATGGAAAATAATAGGGACAATATAAAAGGATTGATACGAGGGCAAAGAACAGCCTTTTTCGCTGCTTTTGTAACATTAATACTAGCGGTTATGAAAGTGTTTGCGGGGTATATGTTCGACTCAAGCGTGTTGATCGCGGATGCTTTTCACAGCGGGGCCGATCTGTTGGCGGTATTCGCATCCGGTTTTGGGCTTTGGCTCGCGTCTAAGAAAAAATCAAAGAGGTTTCCTTATGGTTTATACAAAGCGGAAACATTGGTTACCCTTATAGTTGGGTCTTTAATTGTTTTTGCCGGCATTGAGATATTGCGCGATGGGTATCAAAAATTATTTTATATAGCTCCGGCGCAAACGTTTCCGATGATACCTGTTATTGTATGTATAGTATCCGCTGTCACGGCTTATTTCGTGGCGAAGAAAGAAAAAGCTGTTGGTATGTCTATTGGTTCCCATTCACTTCTTGCTAATGCCGGAGAGTCTTTTCTCGATATCTTGACCTCAATCGTTGTTTTAGGGGGAATAATATTTGCGTACGCAAATATTCCTTATGTTGAAGGTTCTATTATTATCTTGATCTCTCTTTTGATTCTTAAATTGGGATTGGAAAACGTGTGGATGTCTTTACTGGTTTTAATGGACGCAAATTTAGATCCCGAGCTCCAGCATGATATCGAGGAAAAAATAAACAAGATCTATGGGGTCAAAGGGGTCAGTGAAGTTAAGATACGGCAGTCGGGTCCATTTAAGATGGTCGAGTGCAAAATCGAGACATCGCCCAATCTTCCTTTATATAGGGCTCATGAACTTGCGGACAAGGCGGAAGATTTTGTTATAAAAAACTATAAGCACATAGAATCTGTCTTTATACATATTGAACCCTCAAAGAGAAAGACAGTTTCTGCTATTATCCCTGTTAAAGAAATTAATGGGTTAGAGTCAAAAGTGCACGGGCATTTTGGCCGGGCGCCCTATTTTGTTATAGTGAAACTAAACAATACAGAAGACGTAGAAATAGAAGATTTCTATTACAACGAGTTTCTTGGCATAAAGAAACATATAGGGATTAAAGTTATAAAAGCGGTAATTAGATATAAGCTCGATATATTGTTCACGTCCCAGATCGGTGAAATATCATATTATATGCTCAAAGAAAATTACGTAGACATATACAAAGTTGAAGAGGGCCTTACCGTTGCTGAAATCATTGAGAAGTATCACAAGAAACAAGTTGAAGCCCTTAGTATGCCGACACATCCGGTAGAAGAATCAGAATCTGAAACAACTGAATAA
- a CDS encoding class I SAM-dependent methyltransferase, whose product MEIFNKNCEEYDAWYDRNNFAYLSELESIKKVLPKKGKGLEIGVGTGRFAAPLGIFVGVDCSSSMLKIAEKRAVNVLGAFGEQLPFLNNTFDYTAIIITLCFVNDHVKVLKEAARVLKKNGKIVIGIVDKNSFLGKYYQKKKSIFYKHAHFFGVDELHDLLIKTGFGEITCYQSLFDLPDKITSIETPKKDFGKGGFVVIGARKLSMVH is encoded by the coding sequence ATGGAAATATTCAATAAAAATTGCGAGGAATATGACGCGTGGTACGACAGAAACAATTTTGCTTACTTATCAGAACTTGAATCTATAAAAAAGGTTTTGCCGAAAAAGGGTAAGGGATTAGAGATCGGTGTGGGGACCGGTAGGTTTGCCGCTCCGTTAGGAATTTTCGTTGGCGTAGATTGTTCGTCAAGCATGCTTAAAATTGCAGAAAAACGTGCGGTTAATGTGTTAGGAGCCTTTGGTGAACAGCTGCCTTTTTTGAACAACACATTTGATTACACAGCGATTATTATTACGTTGTGTTTTGTTAATGACCATGTGAAAGTTTTAAAAGAAGCCGCGAGAGTTTTAAAGAAAAATGGAAAAATTGTTATCGGTATAGTTGATAAGAACAGTTTTTTAGGCAAGTATTATCAGAAAAAGAAAAGCATATTTTATAAGCATGCACATTTCTTTGGGGTGGATGAATTGCATGATTTATTGATAAAGACCGGTTTTGGTGAAATAACCTGTTATCAGTCTCTTTTCGATCTGCCCGATAAAATAACTTCAATTGAAACACCGAAAAAAGATTTTGGAAAAGGCGGGTTTGTTGTTATTGGCGCAAGAAAATTATCAATGGTTCACTAG
- a CDS encoding carbon-nitrogen family hydrolase encodes MKLTISIAQIDVAITRPQENIKKAEPLITEAVKRGSDLICFPEMWTTGFNWGYNERNAQDHEKISGQISQLANKYKIWINGSILSLNENQKVSNTSILFDKDGVKAGVYRKTHLFSLLHEEKHMEAGDKLTLVDTPWGLIGLTVCYDIRFPELFRTYALKGAKMILSPMAFPHSRLDHWKVLVRARAIENQMFIIGTNQVGTEDFGEDGIITYCGDSVIIDPWGHTVIQACETQEELLTTTIDTDLVDETRKKMEVFKDRRTDLYEL; translated from the coding sequence ATGAAATTAACTATATCAATAGCACAAATAGATGTTGCAATTACAAGGCCACAAGAAAACATAAAGAAAGCCGAGCCGCTGATCACTGAAGCGGTCAAAAGGGGAAGCGATCTTATTTGCTTTCCTGAAATGTGGACAACCGGTTTTAACTGGGGATACAATGAACGTAATGCTCAAGATCACGAAAAGATCTCCGGGCAAATTTCACAACTGGCAAATAAATACAAGATATGGATAAACGGTTCTATTCTTTCCCTCAATGAGAATCAAAAAGTGTCCAATACATCAATTTTATTTGATAAAGACGGGGTTAAAGCAGGCGTATATCGTAAAACTCATCTTTTCAGTCTTCTTCACGAAGAGAAACATATGGAAGCAGGAGACAAACTCACTCTTGTCGATACACCGTGGGGGCTCATTGGTCTTACTGTATGTTACGACATACGATTCCCTGAATTATTCCGGACATACGCCCTAAAAGGCGCAAAGATGATTCTTTCACCCATGGCGTTTCCCCACTCACGACTCGATCACTGGAAAGTACTTGTACGTGCACGAGCAATAGAAAACCAAATGTTCATTATCGGGACAAATCAGGTCGGTACTGAAGACTTTGGTGAAGACGGGATAATTACCTATTGCGGAGACTCTGTTATTATCGATCCATGGGGACATACGGTTATTCAGGCATGTGAAACACAAGAAGAACTTCTTACCACGACAATAGATACTGACCTCGTCGATGAAACACGAAAGAAAATGGAAGTATTTAAAGACAGACGTACAGATCTGTATGAGCTTTAA
- a CDS encoding PEP-CTERM sorting domain-containing protein translates to MGSMRKQFSKEFKAKVAFEALKGLETTGSKKITVLRLAELYTAGDNGGSPDPIDIGGITWSYIAGDLPGYEGHVIGDSWTMLDGKYYIYLGSGLEGGGEVPEPSTLGLLAFGALGILAYRRKQKKKGHRYLCGSRNGDTCA, encoded by the coding sequence ATGGGAAGCATGAGGAAGCAATTCAGCAAGGAGTTCAAAGCAAAAGTGGCCTTTGAAGCGTTGAAGGGTTTGGAAACGACTGGCTCAAAAAAAATTACCGTTTTAAGGCTTGCTGAGTTGTATACTGCTGGTGACAATGGTGGAAGTCCAGACCCAATAGATATCGGCGGTATTACCTGGAGCTATATCGCCGGTGATTTGCCCGGATATGAAGGTCATGTTATTGGTGATTCATGGACGATGCTTGACGGGAAATATTATATTTATTTGGGGAGTGGGCTTGAAGGTGGCGGTGAAGTCCCTGAGCCAAGCACATTAGGGCTATTAGCATTCGGTGCGTTAGGAATTCTTGCATATAGAAGAAAGCAAAAGAAAAAGGGACATCGCTATTTATGTGGATCTCGCAATGGAGATACTTGCGCATAA
- a CDS encoding DUF4136 domain-containing protein, whose amino-acid sequence MHIPFKKYIPYLVSCCVLFLSISFSGCSSIETYHAQDRSVDFTAIKTYRFSQSSSKTPIFDDELIKSAIDEQLRLRDLVKEEGGNTDCFIRYTISFRDMEKPYRVDMGPRDDLPEDFVEKSNYAAREWGRNWLVLDYQWKQANLIINMINSQTDSVLWTASADFPLEEELKPEERNKKLRKAIVEMFKKYPVKRDKETDKAGK is encoded by the coding sequence ATGCATATACCTTTTAAGAAATATATTCCATATTTAGTTAGTTGTTGCGTTCTATTCTTGTCTATTTCATTCTCCGGCTGTAGCTCTATTGAAACATATCATGCACAAGACCGCTCAGTAGATTTTACTGCTATAAAAACATACCGCTTTTCTCAATCGTCTTCTAAAACTCCCATTTTTGATGATGAGCTGATAAAAAGTGCGATTGATGAACAACTGAGATTAAGAGATTTAGTAAAAGAAGAGGGTGGTAATACCGATTGTTTTATCAGGTATACGATATCATTTCGGGATATGGAAAAACCCTATAGAGTTGATATGGGGCCACGAGACGATTTGCCAGAAGATTTTGTTGAAAAGTCAAACTATGCTGCACGCGAGTGGGGGAGAAATTGGCTTGTTCTTGATTATCAATGGAAACAGGCAAACCTTATAATTAATATGATCAATAGCCAGACAGATTCAGTCCTCTGGACAGCAAGCGCAGATTTTCCGCTTGAAGAAGAGTTGAAACCGGAAGAGAGGAACAAAAAGCTTCGAAAAGCGATTGTTGAAATGTTTAAAAAATATCCTGTTAAACGAGACAAAGAAACAGATAAAGCCGGTAAATGA
- a CDS encoding cupin domain-containing protein yields MEKIIEHAENLTDLVSYNDDSVVSKEIIRKDTGTVTLFAFDKGQGLSEHTAPFDALVYVLDGTVEIMIAGKPHTVKAGDIIMMPANKPHALKSVERFKMLLVMVKS; encoded by the coding sequence ATGGAAAAAATCATTGAGCATGCAGAAAATCTAACAGATCTAGTGAGTTACAATGATGATTCGGTAGTGAGTAAAGAGATCATTCGTAAAGATACGGGCACAGTCACATTATTTGCATTTGATAAAGGGCAGGGATTAAGCGAACATACTGCACCGTTTGATGCATTAGTATATGTCCTAGACGGTACGGTAGAAATAATGATCGCCGGAAAGCCTCATACGGTAAAAGCTGGTGATATTATCATGATGCCGGCAAATAAACCTCACGCGCTTAAATCAGTAGAACGTTTTAAAATGCTCTTGGTTATGGTGAAATCATAA